The Ornithorhynchus anatinus isolate Pmale09 chromosome 16, mOrnAna1.pri.v4, whole genome shotgun sequence genome contains the following window.
agtaagcgcttaacaaataccaacattattaagtcaactAGTTGTGCCCCAGAGTACAGTCTCTAAGGCTCCCCAGATCTGTGGAGTTTTACTGCTGTTCCCTAAATAATAGTAGCTTAATGCCAGTATgagtctttccttcctcccccatcttccttttttcatttccttttttgccAATCACAGGTGGATGCACATCACGGCGGGGCCCAAAGTAAATAAGCTTGGAAGGTATCCTAGCAACACATTGTTCTGGAAACCCGGCCCGTGTCCCTGAGCAAAATCGAGCCAAACAGCCCAGAATCTCAGcaagatgggaaagggaaggctttGGAAAGTGTTTTTGGTGCAGTCCTATGAAATCTGATGTAGGGTACACCGGGATGTTTTCTGGTCAGGGATACCTAGATATTTTGTGAGAAGTGCTTGCTTTCTGTTTGGTTTTGGATACATTCTGCAGGGTAATTAAGCACTGGGTCGAGCAGGCATATATAGCCGACCGAGTCAACTTCGGAGTCAGGTTGCAAAAATACGTTCATGGATGCGCTGAGGGATTTTACGTCTCCACTTTCTGTAAGATCCTTTTTATTCCTTAGCATCAGAGCTCTTGCAGTGCTGTGTTTTGCCATTTCATAGTAAGGTCTATTTTTAGAATCCTCAGTGTATGTTCAATAGATGTCAGGATAGGAACCCTAGAGGAATCTTAGCCTGTTGGTGCAATCATAGGTCAGGGAAAATGATACATTTATCACCTTGAAGTGATGTAGATTTCCCTTATTTTTTGCACGTTGGTAAATTAGACTGTACAATTAATACGTCAAACTTTGTTTTATATTTCTGTTTTGTTTCACATTTGTGCTGTTTGAGTTCTCTTGAGGCAGAAAGTTCATGACCAAAGAACAAAATTAAACAGCAGCTTTGCGATTTATCTGCCCCTCGGAAAAAACACTGTTGCTGTCATTTTTAGATAATGGGTTTTCCCCATCCTCCAGATGAATGTTTAATGGGAATGCTGTAGGTTAGTGGCTTATCACTGTTTACCAATTTGGTCTTGTGAAACTGCCTCGGCCTCCCCGCTCCCTGAGCTTCTCCCAACCACCCACTGTGGTTAGAAGGGGATGGAATAGGTCTTTCTTAGTTTCTGAGGATACAGTAGTCTTCAACTGGAAGAATTAAgattgagaggaagagaagagagagttcTCCAACCTGATCCCTGATCATTAAGGAGTTCACCTTACCAGCAACTGGGCCATGTTGCTAGGTTGCAGAGTGGTCAATTTTAGGCAGCCAGTTCATTGTCTATAGACACTAGATAcaactacaactaataataataaaaatagtgatgatagtacttgttaaacacttactatgggccaggcactattctaaacactggggtagatacaaattgatcagcttggacacaggactcacagtcttaatccctattttacggatgaggtaactgaggcacagagaagttaaatgacttatccaaggtcacacagctgacatagcagagctgggattagaaatcaggtccttctgactcccagggtcacccaggggCCTAGAAATGCTTTCTTTTAACTCATGGAGTATTGGCGAGGTGCTAAATGACTGAAAGGGAAAAAATACGATGCTGATCTTCAGGAGCAGGAGAATGAACACCTGGAAAGGCCACACCAGCTTGCTGCCTTATGTTCATATTGAGAAAAATGCTAGAACAACAAGACACACAATTTGTCTGTCTATGAAACTTTTTCTTTGTCTCTTAAAGCCACCCTAACAACAAGGGGCAATTTATAGGTTCCTAGTTGGGTTATGATCAGCTGTTTGAGAAGAAGAAATCCTGTCAAACCATTATAATTTCCTTCTGTGCAAGAGTCCCAAATGTGATAGATCTGGAGGTAGCGTAATGAATTTGGACCTTAGAAAATCTTTGGAATTGAAGTCACACGTTAATTAATGGTGCAGATTGTCCAGTCCTGGCCCAGCCAAGATTctcactctggctctgccacggctTAAGGCTAACATGTGGACTGTTGGCCCCTCATGGACAGGTTGCCACAGATGGTTATGACAGGCTAAAAATGGGCTCTGTGAGATCCTCAGTTGTGTTGGCAGTTCTTTGTGTTGCAGGGTGTGCCTAGAAACTTACTTtaaaatgaagagggaagaaaaccAGATAATCATGTTTCTTCTCTAAAATCGTATATTTTAGATGGCAGGAAGCAGAGAGTTAGTGATTATGATCATTAGTAGTATCTTAGTAGTAGAATCACAAAACCAACTCCCAAGCGTCAATCACTCAATTGCTGTATTTACTggatacttactgtatgcagagcactgtatcacgtGCTTGTGAgcatacagtatgacagagttggtagacacaatccctggccataaggagcttacagtcttgagcgtCAACTGAAATCTAAGTGCTGCCCAGCTGTAGGAGCCCTAGAAAGGGTCCTTTTCATTAAGAAATTCACCTGGAAGAGATCCTCATCTAACAGTGCTCTCTTCCCATATATTTCCTCCAGGTGCCCACCAAGAAGCTGAAGAAATATGAGAAAGAATATCAAACGATGCGGGAGAGTCAGCTGCAACAGGAAGATCCTatggacagatacaaggtaggaAAACCTTGGGGCACCATCTCAGACCTCTTGGaaggccgatggtgaggagtgatTCGGTTCTTCCTGTTCCCTGCGGATCCGTTTGGCTGCTCTTGGGAAGGTTCTGAGTGTACCGTGGGTGTTCAGTTAGCCGCCTAAGAGGCACTGCGAGAAGCCATACATAATATGTCTTTTCTTTCAGTTTGTATGTTTGTAGGTAACTCCTGCTGTTGCGTGTTTATACTGGGAATCCGCATGAGATGCTGAGAGAGAGGCCAAGGGAAGGTGGCTCTCATCTACttacacagtaaaaaaaaaaaaaaaaaaaaggtggaaatGACAAAATTCTGGTTTAAAGTTGTGCATGGTCCTACCCACGGCGACTGTTTAGAAGGTGAACTGTTGCAAGACTGACATAAGGAATACAGTGTTTTAAGTTATCTGTTTGTAGCAAATGTTATAATGTTCTACTTTCATCCTTGGAAGAAAATAAAACCCCAGAGCAAATGAAGCTGAATAGTGTTGTATCTCACTAAGTGTATTCAGACAACCAGATTATCAGTAGCTTTCACCCTCATTAAGCGGTTTCAGGATCACAGTGGCTTCTGTAGAGAGTCTCAGTTGCTGTTCCGCCTTGAGATACCGGTGCCCAAGATGGGCTACTCACAGAGATAGGAAGATTTTTCACTCTGCCTAAGGTGCTGCAACATGAGCAATGCTGATTTCCAAGTGAACTGTCATTACGATACCTCTGAAATATTTGCCGGCGCCCATTTTTATCTGGACTCCTTATTTAGCATCGGTTCccagtccaatcaatcaaacaatcgtatttattgagcgctcactgtgtgcagagcactgaactaagtgcctgggagagtacagcacaacagtataacagacacattccctgcccacaacgttcaACTACAGGATAGCAATAGCAATACCCTCCTGCAGTTCATTGcattctgggagtctgaaggccatggattctaatcctggctctgccacatgtctgccgtgtgaccttgggcgagtcacttagcttctctgggcctcagttaccccgtctgtaaattggggatgagtgtgagacagggactgtatccaacctgcttaacttgtatctaccccagcacttaagacagtccttggcacatagtaagcgcttaacaaataccattattatcattactgttgccGAGCTCTTTTACAGAGCAAAGAGCAGCAGTGGCATTGTTCATCTTTAGCCACCTCCTGCTGTATAAACTACCCAGCCCCTGGGGAGTGAAGGAACTGGACTGGGCAGGTATGTATTGCCACGTAATGAATTCCTTTTTGAGCTGCACAGCATTCCTCATGTCACCacatcccctctccttctcctgctatCCTCTCCCTTCAAGATCCCACTAACATTTTGATCCTCCTTATTGTCGGACGGACAAAAAATCAGAAAGATTCCGTAGGGCCCTAGGTACAGTCAACTTCTGTACCAGTAGAACAAGGGAGAATGTGTCTTAATAGGTCTTTTAATGTTGCAGATATGGCCATTGTTTGAGAGAGAATTTAAGAAAGTGTTTGGATGATGCCAGATGAAGCCAACATGCTGATGGCATCATCCTAACTTGCTCAGTGCCCCCGCTACCAGCACTGAATCTGAGTTAAGGGGACACTTAGGTAGAAGGAAGACAgtggaggccaggagaaaattgcATGCATCAAATCTGTTATTTTTCAGAACTCTCCAATAGTAAGTAAAATATTTTAAACCAAGTTTTATTCAAGGAAGGACAATAAAATGTGCAGAGAATCCCTGGGTTGCAACTCAAGGCCTCTGCATGTACGCACATGAGGTGCCCTTGGCTGTCAGTATTTCTCTGCTTTCACCCCATTGGCGCTTTGTCAAAATGAAGTAATTTAGACTTGTTTATAGAACTTCAAGATCTTGGTTAAGTCTAGCCAAGAAAAATCTCTCAGCCAGAGTGCAGGCTCCTTCAGGTAGTGTTACAAAGCTGCCAATTTTCATCCTGCCTGTGGCAATGATGGTGTTCCTCAACCATCAATAGAATAATTTGAAAAACTGGACCCATTTATTGTAAATGTTCAGGCCACATAAgtggatgaggaagagaaaaatgttcatttttacAGGAGTTAAGATTAAACTCTGGAAGTGAGACAAGACATATCCAGGGTTTAGAATCTCATCATCCAAAAGGTAGCCCAAGGGTCATTTGTCACTCCCAATCTAAAGAACATGGGTAGTGAGTGCCGTCCTGGAACAGACAGTGGACCACCCCCTGCCAGATCAATGTTCTTCCCCCAGGATGCCACATTCTGGGATCTGGAATTCTGGGAGGAACAGCTGGGAGGTTAGTTAGCCCTCCTTGGCATCCATCCTTAGGCTTACGGATGTTTGTTCAAACATCTCTATCTTTTTTTCCACTAAC
Protein-coding sequences here:
- the RABGAP1L gene encoding rab GTPase-activating protein 1-like isoform X9, which codes for MMEEVSIMVAYDAHVFSQLYDEDFLTSLVAISKPKSMVPTKKLKKYEKEYQTMRESQLQQEDPMDRYKFVCL